From Brevibacterium ihuae, the proteins below share one genomic window:
- the metX gene encoding homoserine O-acetyltransferase MetX, translated as MPVAGRTGLAGFTDHHLESGYVFEEMHIAFETFGTLNAAGTNAVLIEHALTGDAHATSGVAEPATAEHPRSFAPGWWEEVIGPGRAIDTDEFFVVCANALGGCSGTTGPTTTHADGLPYGSRFPALTIRDLVAAEIALTDRLGIASWHAVIGGSMGGARALEFALMAPERVQRATVLAAPAYSDADQIAWAHAQIQAIELDPDYCGGDYAALGRFPTAGLGLARQIAHLTYRADTELNHRFANTRQFPRPAGAPDTYYSIQSYLDHQARKLVGRFDAESYRVLTGALRDHDVRRGRSQDLGQALAHATSAFQVISVSSDRLYPPGQVAQLAEALPGTVAHHTIDSWAGHDGFLTEGRAVGQLVRAFLES; from the coding sequence ATGCCGGTCGCCGGGCGCACGGGACTCGCCGGATTCACCGATCACCACCTCGAATCCGGGTACGTCTTCGAGGAGATGCACATCGCCTTCGAGACCTTCGGCACGCTCAACGCCGCGGGGACGAACGCGGTGCTCATCGAGCACGCGCTCACCGGCGACGCCCACGCGACCTCCGGCGTGGCCGAGCCCGCCACCGCCGAGCACCCGCGGTCCTTCGCCCCCGGCTGGTGGGAGGAGGTCATCGGTCCCGGGCGGGCGATCGACACCGACGAGTTCTTCGTCGTGTGCGCCAACGCGCTCGGCGGGTGCAGCGGCACCACCGGGCCGACGACGACGCACGCCGACGGGCTGCCCTACGGCTCCCGGTTCCCCGCGCTGACGATCCGCGACCTCGTCGCCGCGGAGATCGCGCTCACCGACCGGCTCGGGATCGCGTCGTGGCACGCGGTGATCGGCGGGTCGATGGGCGGGGCGCGCGCCCTCGAGTTCGCCCTCATGGCGCCCGAGCGGGTGCAGCGGGCCACGGTGCTCGCGGCCCCCGCGTACTCCGACGCCGACCAGATCGCATGGGCGCACGCCCAGATCCAGGCGATCGAGCTCGACCCCGATTACTGCGGGGGCGACTACGCCGCGCTCGGCCGGTTCCCGACGGCGGGACTCGGGCTGGCGCGGCAGATCGCCCATCTGACGTACCGGGCCGACACCGAGCTCAACCACCGGTTCGCGAACACCCGGCAGTTCCCGCGTCCGGCCGGGGCGCCGGACACGTACTACTCGATCCAGAGCTACCTCGATCACCAGGCCCGGAAGCTCGTCGGGCGCTTCGATGCGGAGTCCTATCGCGTCCTCACCGGCGCGCTGCGCGACCACGACGTGCGCCGCGGACGGAGCCAGGACCTCGGTCAGGCGCTCGCGCACGCGACGAGCGCCTTCCAGGTCATCAGCGTGTCCTCCGATCGGCTCTACCCGCCGGGCCAGGTGGCGCAGCTCGCCGAGGCGCTCCCCGGCACCGTCGCCCACCACACGATCGACTCGTGGGCCGGCCACGACGGCTTCCTCACCGAGGGGCGGGCCGTCGGCCAGCTGGTCCGCGCGTTCCTCGAATCCTGA
- a CDS encoding acyl-CoA dehydrogenase family protein: MTRSKTPLTLDPAVLGALLDGAWAAERRRGRALVEHPDAIPPVTGDLDELRAATLRGVKALAESGATFRSLPEELGGANDHAGYVAAFEEAVTASPSLQIKAGVQFGLFGGAIQHLGNAEQHAQWLLPAQRAELLGCFAMTEIGHGSDVASIGTTAVYDPEEQEFVITTPFRAATKEYIGNAAAHGRAAVVFAQLVTAGVDHGVHALFVPIRDESGVPLPGVTIEDDGRKGGLLGVDNGRLSFDGVRVPRTNLLNRYGDVAPDGTYSSPIDSPGRRFFTMLGTLVQGRVSLDGAAVVAAKLGLDIAIRYGLERRQFTGADDTEEVVLLDYQQHQRRLMPLLAETYANGIAHEVLLESFQQVFSGTDDSDEARQVLETQAAGFKAVSTWSALDILQECREACGGAGFMTENRLTGLRSDLDIFVTFEGDNTVLLQLVGKRLLGDYAAEFKNIDFGGVARFIGTQAAEHSLYRSGLANVGRTIGEVLTPGLTERRIRSGRLQQMLLSARVDTMVAELAGNLRPAAKMSRADAAALLNENQHELIEAARAYIELLKWEALDTALHSLDDDPARADEAKALRRIRDLYGLTLIERKIGWHIMYGRLSMNRARQVGPTISRLCTKLAGNAADLVAAFGYGPEHRRATIAEGIEAERQAEAREHYRRARAQADHPVDEKVLHAARKTAARS; this comes from the coding sequence ATGACCCGCAGCAAGACCCCCCTCACCCTCGATCCCGCCGTCCTCGGCGCGCTCCTCGACGGCGCCTGGGCGGCGGAGCGCCGGCGCGGCCGCGCGCTCGTCGAGCACCCCGACGCGATCCCCCCGGTGACGGGCGACCTCGACGAGCTCCGCGCCGCGACCCTGCGCGGGGTCAAGGCGCTCGCGGAGTCCGGGGCGACCTTCCGCTCGCTGCCCGAGGAGCTCGGCGGCGCGAACGACCACGCCGGGTACGTCGCGGCCTTCGAGGAGGCGGTCACCGCCTCCCCCAGCCTGCAGATCAAGGCCGGGGTGCAGTTCGGCCTGTTCGGCGGTGCGATCCAGCACCTCGGCAACGCCGAGCAGCACGCGCAGTGGCTCCTGCCCGCCCAGCGCGCCGAGCTCCTCGGCTGCTTCGCGATGACCGAGATCGGGCACGGCTCCGACGTCGCCTCGATCGGCACCACCGCGGTCTACGACCCGGAGGAGCAGGAGTTCGTCATCACCACCCCCTTCCGCGCGGCGACGAAGGAGTACATCGGCAATGCGGCCGCGCACGGCCGGGCCGCGGTGGTGTTCGCCCAGCTCGTCACCGCCGGGGTCGACCACGGCGTGCACGCGCTGTTCGTCCCGATCCGGGACGAATCCGGCGTCCCGCTGCCGGGCGTGACGATCGAGGACGACGGCCGCAAGGGCGGGCTCCTCGGCGTCGACAACGGCCGGCTGAGCTTCGACGGCGTCCGCGTCCCGCGGACGAACCTCCTCAACCGCTACGGCGATGTCGCTCCCGATGGCACCTACTCCTCGCCGATCGACTCCCCCGGGCGGCGCTTCTTCACCATGCTCGGCACGCTCGTGCAGGGCCGCGTGTCGCTCGACGGGGCCGCCGTCGTCGCGGCCAAGCTCGGCCTCGACATCGCGATCCGCTACGGCCTCGAGCGGCGCCAGTTCACCGGGGCCGACGACACCGAGGAGGTCGTCCTCCTCGACTACCAGCAGCACCAGCGTCGGCTCATGCCGCTGCTCGCGGAGACCTACGCCAACGGCATCGCCCACGAGGTGCTGCTCGAGTCCTTCCAGCAGGTGTTCTCCGGCACCGACGACTCCGACGAGGCCCGGCAGGTCCTCGAGACCCAGGCGGCCGGGTTCAAGGCCGTCTCGACCTGGTCCGCGCTCGACATCCTCCAGGAGTGCCGCGAGGCGTGCGGCGGCGCCGGGTTCATGACGGAGAACCGGCTCACCGGCCTGCGGTCCGACCTCGACATCTTCGTCACCTTCGAGGGCGACAACACCGTGCTGCTCCAGCTCGTCGGCAAGCGGCTGCTGGGCGACTACGCGGCGGAGTTCAAGAACATCGACTTCGGCGGGGTCGCCCGCTTCATCGGCACGCAGGCCGCCGAGCACTCGCTCTACCGCTCGGGCCTCGCGAACGTCGGGCGGACGATCGGAGAGGTCCTCACCCCGGGGCTCACCGAGCGCCGCATCCGGTCCGGCAGGCTCCAGCAGATGCTCCTGTCCGCGCGCGTCGACACCATGGTCGCCGAGCTCGCGGGCAACCTGCGGCCTGCGGCGAAGATGTCGCGGGCCGATGCCGCGGCCCTGCTCAACGAGAACCAGCACGAGCTCATCGAGGCCGCGCGCGCCTACATCGAACTCCTCAAATGGGAGGCGCTCGACACCGCGCTCCACTCCCTCGACGACGACCCTGCGCGCGCCGACGAGGCGAAGGCGCTCCGCCGCATCCGCGACCTCTACGGGCTCACGCTCATCGAGCGGAAGATCGGCTGGCACATCATGTACGGTCGGCTGTCGATGAACCGGGCGCGCCAGGTGGGGCCGACCATCAGCCGCCTGTGCACGAAGCTCGCGGGCAATGCCGCCGACCTCGTCGCGGCGTTCGGCTACGGACCCGAGCACCGGCGCGCGACGATCGCCGAGGGCATCGAGGCCGAACGTCAGGCGGAGGCGCGGGAGCACTACCGACGGGCCCGCGCGCAGGCCGACCACCCCGTCGACGAGAAGGTGCTCCACGCCGCCCGGAAGACCGCGGCCCGGAGTTGA
- a CDS encoding TetR/AcrR family transcriptional regulator — protein MKPVTSDGRSARWDDHRRRRRRELLRTIRHVIDEHGADLSMDEISARSGTTKTVLYRYFGDRGGLQACMGDWAMDVIRRSLAEAPAPAGDRRAALAGMIDAFTALAAGSPAVYRFCDSALARSAGAPARGFLADVTDLLCVRMGLTGDSEILWADGAIGFVRSCTERWLHDPTDRTDFTDRLTTWLWDSSRSFMEVHR, from the coding sequence ATGAAACCCGTCACATCGGACGGCCGCTCCGCACGCTGGGACGACCACCGGCGGCGACGACGCCGCGAGCTGCTCCGCACGATCCGCCATGTCATCGACGAGCACGGCGCCGATCTCTCGATGGATGAGATCTCCGCCCGCTCGGGCACGACGAAGACCGTCCTCTACCGCTACTTCGGGGATCGCGGCGGCCTCCAGGCGTGCATGGGCGACTGGGCGATGGACGTCATCCGCCGCTCGCTCGCCGAGGCCCCGGCCCCGGCCGGCGACCGGCGCGCCGCGCTTGCCGGCATGATCGACGCCTTCACCGCGCTCGCCGCCGGCTCCCCCGCCGTCTACCGCTTCTGCGACTCCGCGCTCGCCCGCAGCGCCGGGGCGCCTGCTCGCGGATTCCTCGCCGACGTCACCGACCTGCTGTGCGTGCGCATGGGACTGACCGGGGACTCCGAGATCCTGTGGGCCGACGGCGCCATCGGATTCGTCCGCTCGTGCACGGAGCGCTGGCTCCACGACCCGACCGACCGCACGGATTTCACCGACCGACTCACCACCTGGCTCTGGGATTCCAGCCGATCCTTCATGGAGGTACACCGATGA
- a CDS encoding acetyl-CoA C-acetyltransferase, whose protein sequence is MTLRKAAVLGGNRIPFARSNKEYAHASNQDMLTSALDGLVARHGLAGRRLGEVAAGAVLKHSKDINLTREAVLGSALSPETPAFDLGQACATGLEAVVSIAGKIRLGQIDSGIAGGVDSASDAPIVVSEELRGILLEVSRAKSLPQRLKALSRLRPADLAPQAPSTGEARTGKSMGEHQALSTAEWGITREAQDALAAASHRNLAAAWDRGFFDDLVTPYLGVTRDTNLRPDSTVESLARLRTVFGNGLPGEPTMTAGNSTPLTDGASTVLLGSEEWAAEQGLAPLAYIVDAEAAAVDFVDGNEGLLMAPAHAVPRLLARNGLTFADFDVFEIHEAFASTVLCHLAAWESEEYCREVLGLPAALGSIDRERLNPLGSSLAAGHPFAATGGRIIASVSKHLAETGKRRALVSICAAGGQGLTAIVEGASA, encoded by the coding sequence ATGACGCTTCGCAAGGCCGCCGTCCTCGGCGGCAATCGCATCCCGTTCGCCCGCTCAAACAAGGAGTACGCGCACGCGTCCAACCAGGACATGCTCACGAGCGCCCTCGACGGCCTCGTCGCGCGCCACGGTCTCGCCGGCCGTCGCCTCGGCGAGGTGGCCGCAGGCGCGGTGCTCAAGCACTCGAAGGACATCAATCTCACCCGCGAGGCGGTGCTCGGCTCCGCGCTCAGCCCCGAGACCCCGGCGTTCGACCTCGGCCAGGCCTGTGCCACCGGGCTCGAGGCGGTGGTCTCGATCGCCGGCAAGATCAGGCTCGGCCAGATCGACTCCGGGATCGCCGGCGGCGTTGACTCCGCCTCCGACGCCCCGATCGTCGTGAGCGAGGAGCTGCGCGGCATCCTGCTCGAGGTGTCGCGCGCGAAGTCGCTCCCGCAGCGCCTCAAGGCGCTGTCCCGGCTCCGCCCGGCCGACCTCGCGCCGCAGGCGCCGAGCACCGGCGAGGCGCGCACCGGGAAGTCGATGGGGGAGCACCAGGCGCTCTCCACCGCCGAATGGGGCATCACCCGGGAGGCGCAGGATGCGCTCGCCGCGGCCTCCCACCGGAACCTCGCCGCCGCCTGGGACCGCGGGTTCTTCGACGATCTCGTCACCCCGTACCTCGGCGTCACCCGCGACACCAACCTGCGTCCCGATTCCACCGTGGAATCGCTCGCTAGACTGCGCACGGTGTTCGGCAACGGACTGCCGGGCGAGCCGACGATGACCGCCGGCAACTCCACGCCGCTCACCGACGGCGCCTCGACCGTGCTGCTCGGCAGCGAGGAGTGGGCCGCCGAACAGGGCCTCGCACCGCTCGCCTACATCGTCGACGCGGAGGCCGCGGCGGTGGACTTCGTCGACGGGAACGAGGGGCTGCTCATGGCGCCCGCCCACGCCGTCCCGCGGCTGCTCGCGCGCAACGGGCTGACCTTCGCGGACTTCGACGTGTTCGAGATCCACGAGGCCTTCGCCTCCACCGTGCTCTGCCACCTCGCGGCCTGGGAGAGCGAGGAGTACTGCCGGGAGGTGCTCGGCCTGCCCGCCGCCCTCGGCTCGATCGACCGCGAGCGGCTCAACCCGCTCGGCTCCTCGCTCGCCGCCGGACATCCCTTCGCGGCGACCGGCGGCCGGATCATCGCGAGCGTGTCCAAGCACCTCGCCGAGACCGGGAAGCGGCGCGCGCTCGTCTCCATCTGCGCCGCCGGCGGCCAGGGTCTCACCGCCATCGTGGAAGGGGCCTCGGCATGA
- a CDS encoding 3-oxoacyl-ACP reductase, translating into MSDRYISFVNGPLKGIVKSLGLPAPVELRRFDPADPAHGYLREPILVVGPTAGADLISELLLANDFEVVRTATPGQTLSAIIGVFTGVEEPGELGPVALAMGQGIKQLARCGRVITVSEAAGLTADAAAGSSAAANAARHGVTGITRSLAHELRAGATANGIVLDGADVTAPSAVSALWFLLSAKSAYVSGQFITVDSATGTGLTAVEFAGAPLTGRSAVVTGAARGIGASIAAALARDGARVYGVDVPAAGDALAATMNAIGGVAIQLDITAPTAGRTIAGHVPGGIDILVHNAGITRDKLLANMDEARWNAVLEVNIASQLRINDTLTELGAWGERPHVVSLASTSGIAGNRGQTNYAASKAGVIGMAAGAAHGFAALGGTINAVAPGFIETEMTARMPTLTRELARRVSSLQQGGTPQDVAEAIAYLVSDSAGGINGRVLRVCGQNMVGA; encoded by the coding sequence ATGAGCGATCGGTACATCTCCTTCGTCAACGGCCCGCTCAAGGGCATCGTCAAGAGCCTCGGGCTGCCCGCGCCGGTCGAGCTCCGACGCTTCGACCCGGCGGATCCGGCCCACGGCTACCTGCGCGAGCCGATCCTCGTCGTCGGTCCCACCGCCGGCGCCGACCTCATCTCCGAGCTCCTCCTCGCCAACGACTTCGAGGTCGTCCGCACCGCCACCCCCGGGCAGACGCTCTCGGCGATCATCGGCGTCTTCACCGGGGTCGAGGAGCCCGGCGAGCTCGGTCCCGTCGCCCTCGCGATGGGTCAGGGGATCAAGCAGCTCGCCCGCTGCGGACGGGTGATCACCGTGTCCGAGGCCGCCGGGCTCACCGCGGACGCCGCTGCCGGTTCGAGTGCGGCGGCGAACGCGGCGCGCCACGGCGTCACCGGCATCACCCGCTCGCTCGCGCACGAGCTGCGGGCGGGCGCCACGGCCAACGGCATCGTCCTCGACGGTGCGGACGTCACCGCGCCGTCCGCGGTGTCGGCGCTGTGGTTCCTCCTCTCGGCGAAGTCCGCCTACGTGTCCGGGCAGTTCATCACCGTCGACTCCGCGACCGGCACCGGGCTCACCGCCGTCGAGTTCGCCGGAGCACCCCTCACGGGCCGCAGCGCGGTCGTCACCGGTGCCGCCCGCGGGATCGGGGCGTCGATCGCCGCCGCGCTCGCCCGCGACGGCGCCCGGGTGTACGGCGTCGATGTGCCGGCCGCCGGCGATGCGCTCGCTGCGACCATGAACGCGATCGGGGGAGTGGCGATCCAGCTCGACATCACTGCTCCGACCGCCGGACGGACGATCGCCGGGCATGTGCCGGGCGGGATCGACATCCTCGTCCACAACGCGGGGATCACCCGCGACAAGCTCCTCGCGAACATGGACGAGGCGCGGTGGAACGCGGTGCTCGAGGTCAACATCGCATCGCAGCTCCGGATCAACGACACCCTCACCGAGCTCGGCGCGTGGGGTGAGCGACCCCACGTCGTGTCCCTCGCCTCGACCTCGGGCATCGCCGGCAACCGCGGGCAGACGAACTATGCGGCCTCGAAGGCCGGCGTCATCGGCATGGCCGCCGGCGCCGCGCACGGGTTCGCCGCGCTCGGCGGCACGATCAACGCCGTGGCGCCGGGCTTCATCGAGACCGAGATGACCGCGCGGATGCCGACCCTCACCCGGGAGCTCGCCCGTCGGGTGTCGAGCCTCCAGCAGGGCGGCACGCCGCAGGACGTCGCCGAGGCGATCGCCTACCTCGTGTCCGACTCCGCCGGCGGGATCAACGGCCGGGTGCTCCGGGTGTGCGGGCAGAACATGGTGGGGGCGTGA
- a CDS encoding MaoC/PaaZ C-terminal domain-containing protein: MTTDEKKPASMLPVYGRAVLGMLPGRRGSGRVPARELTETLTIDPSAVARFCRVVGAPVANRVPPAYLHVLGFPSSMRLMTDPGFPVPVMGMVHIRTEFTQFRPVLVGEQLSLTVSAEPARTHPRGTEIGMRVRGAVAGQPVFDETWVCLAKGVELPKAAPAPARERTEFAAPVPTAEWRLDPGVGPRYARVSGDFNPIHLNPLAAKAFGFPRSIAHGMYTAARGFASAGVTLDAFRWEFEFAKPVVLPATVGYRVTSREPDGGLDYAVWSPKSGKPHLLAAVRPL, translated from the coding sequence ATGACCACGGATGAGAAGAAGCCCGCCTCGATGCTCCCGGTCTACGGCCGGGCGGTGCTCGGCATGCTCCCGGGACGCCGCGGGAGCGGCAGGGTGCCGGCGCGCGAGCTCACCGAGACGCTGACGATCGACCCCTCCGCCGTCGCCCGGTTCTGCCGGGTCGTCGGCGCGCCGGTGGCCAACCGGGTCCCGCCGGCCTACCTCCACGTCCTCGGGTTCCCGTCGAGCATGCGTCTGATGACCGATCCGGGGTTCCCGGTTCCCGTCATGGGCATGGTGCACATCCGCACCGAGTTCACCCAGTTCCGACCGGTCCTCGTCGGCGAGCAGCTCAGCCTCACGGTGAGCGCCGAACCCGCCCGCACGCATCCGCGGGGCACCGAGATCGGGATGCGGGTGCGCGGTGCGGTCGCGGGGCAGCCGGTCTTCGACGAGACCTGGGTGTGCCTCGCGAAGGGCGTCGAGCTGCCCAAGGCCGCGCCGGCCCCCGCTCGGGAGCGCACCGAGTTCGCCGCTCCGGTGCCGACCGCGGAATGGCGCCTCGACCCGGGTGTCGGCCCGCGCTACGCTCGGGTGTCCGGCGACTTCAACCCGATCCACCTCAACCCGCTCGCGGCGAAGGCGTTCGGCTTCCCGCGCTCGATCGCGCACGGGATGTACACCGCGGCGCGCGGCTTCGCCTCCGCCGGCGTCACGCTCGACGCGTTCCGCTGGGAGTTCGAGTTCGCCAAGCCCGTCGTGCTGCCGGCGACCGTCGGCTACCGCGTGACGAGCCGCGAACCCGACGGCGGCCTCGACTACGCGGTGTGGAGCCCGAAGTCCGGGAAACCGCACCTCCTCGCCGCCGTGCGCCCGCTCTGA